TACTTTCGTGAGATAGTCCAAACCGAAACAGAGCAGACACCAGGAAAAATCTACTGCCCAGCAGCGGGTCGGTGAAGTGTTAAAATCAATTCTGAAAATTGACTTTGCTTGCAGCCTTCTAGAAAGGACCAAAGTAAGCAAAATTAAGAAGTAAGAATTAGTTATAATTCTACCGTTATGTATGTCATTttgtccgacttgttttttagtaagaaaaaaatcaaaaagaaaagactAAATCTTTACGGGAATGCCGAATAAGAATTTTTTTCCCatgtaccgatatttcgaggactagtctagcaggaaaaaaaattttttttttgtttttttttttcttagcaaAAGTCAGACTGAATATCTTAGTTTTTTTAGTGTTTATTTTCGGCCCGATTCAGTTTGCCACTCTTTCCAGATTTAGAGCCGTTTGGCGACGGTCTATGACTCTGTAAAAGGGCGAACAGTTATCATCCGCGTAGTCGAAGTGTGCGAAGTGCCTGGGcaattgacgagcggttaaaggCTGGTGCATCGCAATCTAATTTACAGAGGTAGTTAAGCTGCACTGCGCGTGTTTAATAGTCCTTTGATTACCTCTAaattcgttcaggaatgtataaatcgtttgaattttatttctagatttaatacCGTAGAACTACTCGGGGGTACTTGGTTTCTTGGTGTAAAGGGACAAACAaacgaaatctcggatgccttagcaagaGAGGGTGGAATTTCCCTCATGCCGTGACCGGAACCAACATTTGAATTGAATGTAGCATTGACTAAGGCTGCTAtcgaaaactgggaacaagcttgtcATAAGCACAGGTAGCAGAGCCCACAGTCTGAATGCCCAGAGGGTATGACTCTTCTCCATCTCAGACCCACACATAAACCCGGGGCAGAATGCAATCCTGGCGAACTTCGCTTTGAACCTtaaattcctttgaaattttacttcgatgcagcacgtgatattttgcactatcatatgtcgttctgatgaTAGCAATTCATTTCTCCGAAATGCCTCTCAATGTCTAGAAATGCCTAGATCACTTTAcatacactccctgttgacgctgtcgaaagtttCCTCGAAATCGGTGAAGAGCGGTAGAAGCGGAGATTTGaactccgtgcactgttccaaaataatccgatAAGTATTGATGTAGTCAGTGCAGTGCGTAatgatccagagcggaaacaaaCCTGCCTTCTGTCGATGAAGCTTTTCAGGTGTTCCTTGAACCGTTCCAGCTATTATCTGTGTGCCGCAGAGAGCTTACACATTTTTTGTCTCACAAATAATTAAGTGTAGTGGGGAATTTATACGTCCTACTTAGGACACGACGTGATCGGATTGTAAATGTGTATTCTATGTTGATGGTAATTAAAATACAAGCAAACGAAAAATAGATATTCAAAATTAACCTATGCCTATTAATTAGTTTAATTACTTCAATTATAAGACAATATTTTAGCTTGAAATGGTCTTAAAATGAAACTAAGTCCAGCCCCCCTGCTTTTTCTGGATTATCAAATTTTATGTTTGCATACTAAACATCTGCCAGTCTGGTTGAATTGAATTCGCAGTGCTGGCACAaatgaaagaattattttttgaagaatGTGGAGTTTCATGTTACTTAACTCTCGTTTCAGAATCGACAtttaaaaattatatggaaTGGATTGTCAGGATACATGTCATACCATTTTCATAAGGAGCGGTAGGGGACTTCAACTCCATGAAGGACAATGTACGACCGCACACGGTTCGGGGGGCTTTTTCTAGAGATCAGCAATATTCAGGTCATAGAGTGGCTTAACAATAGCCTTTATCTGAATACAAATGACCGCCTTCAACTGATTAAATTGCACTAGAGGTGCAAGGAGAAAATGTCAGCAATCTTATTGAAAGCATGCCATCCAGGTTCCGAGCACGATTCCTTTTTTCcacaagaaataaaaaaaaaaattataaatagttAGTGGTCCTTATTTTGTCTTGACTagtatatttatttgaaataattaagacttgcttttcgTTAGTATTATTTGTTCTCCTTGCAAACaccgacatttcgggaaccacttgttcactTCATCAGCGCTACAAGTACTGTTTCCTGAGACTTGTAGCACTGAAGTTCGAATGAAGAGGTTTTGATAGATCCAGATAATTGAGCATGCGTGTTTGTCACGCTTTATGTTCCGGGTCCCTACTTCGGCTTATCTTCAATGTTTAACAAATACCTTATTTCTCTGCCTGACATGCCATATACCCCTCCACGAATACCACATCATCCACTACTTCCGCCCCGGAATAGCCACCCTACTATAGCACTTTCCACTTTActgtgattttcagattttgcgacTACAGTTTTGAATTTCCCTAcgcttttcctttttcattcaAACTCGTCAACAAAGAGTACATCACCCTAAAATGTTTGAAGTTCTGAACAAACTCAAATCGCCTTATTTGATTGACTTCATTAACATAAGTTTTATTCCGTGCGATACGTGAAATGTATGACTAGGAAAGTGCTATGGTAGAATGGCTGTTCCGGCGTGGAAAATGTGGCATTCCCGGAGGGGAGTATGGATGCGAATATGTACatcgatattttaaaaaaatcttcatgccGCGAGCGAAAAATTAGCTATTTGTCAAATATTCAATATATTCCGAAACAGTGACTCGGAACATAAAATATGAAGTGGTCAATTGTCCGAAACCAACCAAAACCTCTCGACAATCCTCGTATTGCAATATTACTGAGAACCTGCAGGATTATATTGACGTAAGAATTCGCGAAGGTCCAATTTCGAACAAAAAATACTTGTTGGAACACCTGGAAATATGGAGAAAAATTCCAGCCGAATTTATCCAATGTTTTTCAATCCATGCTACTGGCTAGTAAAGGATGTATATGATGCTAAGTCTTCCTATGGAGTGTTAACTAGTCACTTTTGGAGTTTTCAATGTCATTGTCGCAATTTTTTGGCATTGTCCGGATTTCAACTTTGCATACGAAAATAgagttccttttgttttttgctCTCAGCGagggttttattatttttttttgatccTTTTTGCATTGTATCTAACAGAATGTACATAACGTTCTTGtagaaaaacaaaacacataCAACTTCTTTTATCGTCTTCCTGAACCCTTATGTATTTCGTACGATGGTGTCCGCATTTCCCTTTGCTTACTGTAAATGTGTTTTTACTATCATCGGTGACGCCATAGGTCTTTATCATGTCCGTTCATATCTTGTAAAACATATTTGTTAAATTCAAAATCTAAGTATTGTTCAAACCGGCCTTTTTGGCCAAATATACCCAGAATTTCGTACATCCTAGCCGTTGGTCATAAGCTTCGCCTTTCATTTTGTGTTCTTTCACGTCCGTTCTAGGGTCGTATGATAAgtttaaattactttttaaaaactttACTCATGTAAATGGGAATTGACAAATTTCTGATGTTCTAAaacagaaaattttcaattgaaatatGAAACAAAAATCATAGAATCAAACTAATAAAATCTTGAAAATACCTTCACTATATCCTGAGAAAGGTTCATATTAAACTAATACGTGCGGGTAAGAAAATCATACACAATTTCCACAATTTTCTCATATCAAAATGTCTCCAACgacatttttaaagaaaagtcGCGCTAAGCATTTATTCCATTATCAATGGGGCTTGGCAGCCTCAGCGTGTAATCAAAATGTGAACATCTGGAGATAATGCACCTAACAGAGTTTGACATATTTTTGTTGACGTACAGAGAAACTTTGGACCGGCATACATCGACCCCCTGGCGATAAAATTAATCTGCTGATTATTGGGTGCAGAAGAGTCAATATGGGCGGCCAAATAAAGTTTTACTATGATTTGATGTCACAACCATCCAGAGCCCTTTACATATTGTTCAAGTTGAACAAAGTACCGtttgaggataatccagtcgcaCTACGGAATGGTGAGTTTAGTGAAATGAATTCTATTTCGAATGTTCGAGTAATTTCAAACTCTACTTCCCTCTCCCAAAAATAGGGGCGCATCTAACTCCGGAATTCAAGGATATCAATCGCTTCCAAAAGGTCCCATGTATCGTGGAAGATGGGTTCAAACTTGCAGAAAGCATTGCTATTTTACGGTAAGTTCCACAGTTCTGCGTAAGACAGTTAACTTTGAATACTGCTTTCAGGTATTTGCAAGCAAAGGGCAAAATATCGGATGAATGGTAcccaaaagaaataaaatccaGGGCACGCACGGACGAATATTTGGAATGGCAACATAACAACACCCGCATGGCCTGTGCAATGTATTTCCAAAAGAAATGGCTTCGCCCTATGATAAGTGGAAAGCAACCCGATCCGAAAACTATCGACAAAGCTAAGGAACTGATGGAGAACTGTCTGGATGCCATTGAGAATATCTGGCTTGCAGACAACAAATTCCTTACAGGAAACAAAATAAACGTCGCTGATTTGTTTGGGGCCTGCGAAGTTGAGCAAATAAGTAAGAGTTTCCGCGGAAAAGTGTAGTCCTTGGTAGTAaactatttttgatatttttttcaggGATTGCAGGTTACAACCCTGGTGAAGGCCGTCCTAAATTACATGCCTGGCTCAATGCTGTTAGAGATTCTGCCAATCCGTACTACACCGAAGCACACAAGTTTGTCGATAAATTGGCGCAGAACCCCAGCAAGTTATAAGTTAAGAGAGAGATGTTAGCGATTCAAAAATCGCTTACATTTTAAATTCATATGTATATGTTTGTATTTTCTGATATTTGCAATCATTGTTGTTATCTACTGGTTTGGAAAACATAGCGAAACTAGCAATTTGATTGTTGTCTTTAAATATTGGGTAATCCCCTAAACTATGTATTTCGATTTATCTTTGCGGAAATCATTTGAAAAGGAAGAACACAAATTTTAAGACAATACCTCACAGTGCTATTCAGATGTAAAAACCTCCAATTAAGGGATTACATCACTGTAGATGTTCAAAATTGAGGTGCCATTTTGGCACTTTTTAGAATAGGAGGAAAAGCTGGTAGATTATTAGTCATATCTTGACCTGAGCAACGTCGAATAACTTGTAAGTTTAAACTtgtaaaaactaaacaattttgtATTAATCTACGAACAGGTGCGCTTTTGAGTATACCGCGCATGGAGCCAGACTGATCTCCATtgaagattttcaaattttactccTCGCCTTCATTGTGTTATAAGATAATGTTGAATTTGTTTTCTATGGATATTATTACTTCGGATATTTGTAACTGTCACGTAATTTTGAAGTAGAATCCATTTATTTAAAACTTTTTTAATGTCTTAGTGTTATTTGAAAGGTATTGCTGCTGGCGTCACTCCGTCCTCTATAGGGTTGTTCGAAGGTTAATCTATATTAGTGTAGCTAAATAAATACgtatcatattttgaaaatatcaatttttctgcGATTGGTAAATGAGAAAGTTTCAAAAATGATATGCTACTCTAAGACCATAAGTTACCTCTCTCCAATCAAGTCAATTTCGAAGCCTTTTTGCCCTTATGAAAGCCAATACGATGTGCTGCATCTACAATGACACATCACAATAGATTTGTCTAAAACATACTGGCAACAAAACGACTGATAATATTACTTGTTACATTTGCTAGATATgttgaaaatactattattaggcCGCTTTTATAATGCGCATAATGAGGTGTCACTTCACCATGTCAAGAAAGTTAGTGTAAGACGGCTTAAGAGTTTAATATTCTGCAACTCCTACATCATATTACGATACGCATAGTGTGACGTTGAACCTTGAAAATTTCTAACTTTTACGTTAAGTGATGTGACATCACCAAGCAAC
The DNA window shown above is from Hermetia illucens chromosome 5, iHerIll2.2.curated.20191125, whole genome shotgun sequence and carries:
- the LOC119657985 gene encoding glutathione S-transferase theta-3-like, which encodes MGGQIKFYYDLMSQPSRALYILFKLNKVPFEDNPVALRNGAHLTPEFKDINRFQKVPCIVEDGFKLAESIAILRYLQAKGKISDEWYPKEIKSRARTDEYLEWQHNNTRMACAMYFQKKWLRPMISGKQPDPKTIDKAKELMENCLDAIENIWLADNKFLTGNKINVADLFGACEVEQIRIAGYNPGEGRPKLHAWLNAVRDSANPYYTEAHKFVDKLAQNPSKL